In the genome of Raphanus sativus cultivar WK10039 chromosome 4, ASM80110v3, whole genome shotgun sequence, one region contains:
- the LOC108855348 gene encoding uncharacterized protein LOC108855348 yields the protein MGGGRNYTDYTNTTNELGEGVKIRTLSSFCKLRPTLWNVRGRNEMDPTEEEVEKKVRERIRHKVNQVSSVSQSLLSPLQDHINFTLQKAYFKCAYECFDRTRTHAEISQCAETCSVPITNAQNHFDNEMSVFEERLNRSLVACQDKFEAAKLHKTRNEAVTGLEQCVNQTVDDAVKTLPSLVSKMKKALSIPD from the exons ATGGGAGGCGGTCGAAACTATACAGACTATACCAATACCACCAATGAGCTTGGGGAAGGAGTAAAGATTCGAACTCTCTCCTCTTTCTGCAAGTTAAGACCAACTCTCTGGAACGTAAGAGGAAGAAACGAGATGGATCCAACAGAGGAGGAGGTGGAGAAGAAGGTGAGAGAGAGAATCAGACACAAAGTTAACCAAGTCAGTTCTGTCTCGCAGTCTCTTCTCTCTCCCTTACAAGACCACATCAACTTCACCCTTCAG AAAGCTTACTTCAAGTGTGCGTACGAGTGCTTTGATAGGACAAGAACACACGCTGAGATTAGCCAATGCGCAGAGACTTGCAGTGTTCCAATCACAAACGCTCAGAATCATTTTGATAATGAGATGTCTGTGTTCGAA GAGAGGTTAAATAGATCACTTGTGGCTTGTCAAGACAAGTTTGAGGCTGCCAAGCTCCACAAGACGAGGAATGAAGCTGTAACTGGTTTGGAGCAGTGCGTGAACCAAACTGTTGACGATGCTGTGAAGACGCTGCCTAGTCTCGTGTCGAAGATGAAGAAAGCTTTGTCAATCCCTGACTGA
- the LOC108851062 gene encoding jacalin-related lectin 25-like — MEGMRMGPLGYNVGYGKATEWDETGRMAISLIIVSFNNYSVTSIQFGFMENGELVMSETYGPTGDSIRVIRLNHETEFVTGISGEMADGCAISSLTFHTNLRVCEAFHLKIDRGGKLCPPEKREFHSGILDRSEFEGFFGYYDEYVCSQLISM; from the exons ATGGAGGGGATGAGGATGGGGCCGCTTGGCTACAATGTTGGGTACGGCAAGGCCACCGAATGGGATGAGACAGGCCGCATGGCAATCTCGCTTATTATTGTCTCATTTAACAATTATTCAGTAACATCCATACAGTTCGGATTCATGGAGAATGGAGAGCTTGTCATGTCTGAAACATACGGACCAACAGGGGATAGCATACGAGTT ATAAGGCTGAACCATGAGACAGAGTTTGTGACCGGTATAAGCGGGGAGATGGCCGATGGCTGTGCTATTTCTTCTCTGACGTTTCATACAAATCTTAGAGTATGCGAAGCATTTCACTTGAAAATCGATAGAGGGGGAAAATTATGTCCTCCGGAGAAAAGAGAGTTTCATTCAGGAATTCTTGATCGCAGTGAATTTGAAGGCTTCTTTGGATATTATGATGAATACGTTTGCTCACAATTAATTTCTATGTGA